One region of Brassica napus cultivar Da-Ae chromosome A10, Da-Ae, whole genome shotgun sequence genomic DNA includes:
- the LOC106371191 gene encoding protein OBERON 1 isoform X2: MDTDNTTTEQSNREVVPPRLHLRPVRPMESGIGLPYAPENWPKPGDTWRWKVGPRITGKGTFLDRYLYPPKHLPGLSNTETLRKGTAFRSRLSLERYIRLAFPDADVRKFFASFSWAVPSTDGMKQSILPVYTSDEDPMDANVSDIMVCKAGNDKCGSLMPPPSETEPMPCDICCSEPSFCTDCSCILCCKSISVEHEGYSYVKCEAVASEGRVCGHVAHINCALRAYMAGTVGGSIGLDAEYYCRRCDARKDLVPHVNRFLEICKTVEYQGDVEKILNLGICVLRGSQRVDAKELLNCIESTVIKLKCGTSLEDLWNDDTPTIWSDFSESGEGKDNDDAVQSLQDVTPIEPMPFNHEAEMHKLEEEIREVLKALREAQESEYQIAEVRLHAQKECLGDLYRQLEEEKSELSRRVSGSDADSLMTNVLKRLDQIRKEVTKLKEMEEVAKGFGRTPKGILEEYFHLTIEE, encoded by the exons ATGGACACTGATAATACTACTACTGAGCAAAGTAACAGAGAGGTAGTACCACCTCGCCTTCATCTGAGGCCAGTAAGGCCAATGGAATCCGGCATAGGCCTACCTTACGCACCTGAAAACTGGCCTAAGCCTGGAGACACGTGGCGCTGGAAGGTAGGACCGAGAATCACCGGCAAAGGCACCTTTTTGGACCGCTACTTATACCCTCCCAAGCATCTCCCCGGTTTATCCAACACTGAAACATTGCGGAAAGGCACCGCCTTTAGGAGCAGGCTCTCTCTTGAACGCTACATTCGCTTAGCCTTCCCTGATGCAGATGTCCGCAAGTTCTTTGCTTCTTTCAGCTGGGCTGTACCCAGCACAGATG GTATGAAGCAGTCTATATTGCCAGTGTATACCTCAGATGAAGATCCAATGGATGCCAACGTCTCTGACATTATGGTTTGCAAGGCTGGTAATGACAAATGCGGCAGCCTGATGCCACCACCGAGTGAAACCGAGCCAATGCCTTGTGACATTTGCTGTAGCGAGCCTAGTTTCTGCACTGACTGCTCTTGCATCCTCTGCTGTAAATCGATAAGCGTGGAGCATGAAGGTTACAGCTACGTTAAATGCGAAGCTGTGGCTTCCGAGGGTCGTGTATGTGGACATGTTGCTCATATCAACTGCGCTCTTCGAGCTTACATGGCTGGAACTGTTGGAGGCAGCATTGGGTTGGATGCTGAGTACTATTGTAGGAGATGTGACGCCAGAAAGGACTTGGTTCCGCATGTTAACAGGTTCCTGGAGATTTGTAAGACTGTAGAGTACCAAGGCGATGTGGAGAAGATCCTCAATCTCGGTATTTGCGTCCTGCGTGGCTCGCAGAGAGTGGATGCTAAGGAGCTGCTCAACTGTATCGAATCAACGGTCATCAAG CTTAAGTGTGGCACTAGCTTGGAAGATCTTTGGAATGATGATACACCAACTATATGGTCAG ATTTCTCTGAGAGTGGAGAAGGTAAAGACAATGATGATGCAGTGCAAAGTCTACAAGACGTGACACCGATCGAGCCCATGCCGTTCAATCACGAGGCAGAGATGCACAAGCTCGAGGAAGAGATCCGTGAGGTTTTAAAAGCGCTGAGAGAAGCTCAGGAATCAGAGTATCAGATCGCTGAAGTCAGACTTCATGCTCAGAAAGAATGTCTTGGTGATCTGTATAGGCAACTTGAGGAGGAGAAGTCAGAGCTGTCGAGGCGTGTGTCAGGCTCAGATGCAGATAGCTTGATGACTAATGTGTTGAAGAGATTGGATCAGATAAGAAAAGAAGTGACAAAGCTTAAGGAGATGGAGGAAGTGGCTAAAGGATTTGGCAGGACGCCTAAAGGAATCCTTGAAGAGTACTTTCATCTAACAATCGAGGAGTAG
- the LOC111201396 gene encoding uncharacterized protein LOC111201396, translating to MASSSSSTTTTTTTTTMVSTEEDSERRDSSNCYFPDCRKDANCTCEICLDSLNATLDLMPLSVQRSSLTKLSYASSTFKPTVESTPTSFDPDVVVTTPASVSRPISRVISQPKKKVVKKPKEKIEKERKTLTLVVVMKVVLAIGLVLCLELVFGWVVKGVLKPEFSEEIVRVSGERSQAANDLDGKMRISEDELKGIAKNGKFSSCVDSDSRWRFNQDGSMLNSKCVLYKSVIEEVSIWGWPLQTAGLFSTGFSSSSITVLSGRVSEWSEGKFGYSIHEANTSWRRTKLSTSVLQLDPNTWVLEYRLSSVMESSSLLSMAVDLLTRVMVQAAKDVNREVFWMFSATGRLYSEVVSEASTTMTPT from the exons ATGGCATCATCATCTTCGAGCACCACGACGACGACGACAACGACAACTATGGTCTCTACGGAAGAAGATTCAGAGAGAAGAGACAGTAGTAACTGCTACTTCCCAGACTGTCGCAAAGACGCGAACTGCACCTGCGAGATTTGTCTCGACAGTCTCAACGCGACGCTCGATCTCATGCCTCTGAGCGTGCAGAGAAGCTCCCTCACCAAGCTCTCTTACGCATCATCCACTTTCAAACCCACCGTTGAGTCCACTCCGACGTCGTTTGACCCGGATGTAGTAGTCACCACTCCCGCTTCTGTTTCTCGCCCAATCTCGAGGGTTATCTCTCAGCCGAAGAAGAAAGTGGTGAAGAAGCCAAAAGAGAAGATCGAGAAGGAGAGAAAGACACTGACTTTGGTGGTTGTTATGAAAGTGGTTTTGGCGATTGGTTTGGTTCTGTGTTTGGAGTTAGTGTTTGGTTGGGTGGTTAAAGGGGTTTTGAAACCTGAGTTCTCAGAGGAGATAGTGAGAGTCTCTGGGGAGAGATCTCAGGCTGCTAATGATCTTGATGGGAAGATGAGAATCTCGGAAGATGAATTAAAGGGTATTGCTAAAAATGGAAAGTTTTCTAGCTGCGTAGATTCCGATTCCAGATGGAGATTCAATCAG gATGGTTCGATGTTGAACTCAAAGTGTGTTCTGTACAAGTCCGTCATTGAAGAAGTGAGTATATGGGGATGGCCTTTGCAGACAGCTGGACTGTTCAGTACTGGATTCTCCTCAAGTTCGATCACCGTCTTATCAGGCCGTGTAAGTGAG TGGTCAGAAGGGAAGTTTGGTTACTCGATACATGAGGCGAACACTTCGTGGAGAAGAACAAAATTGAGCACATCAGTTCTGCAATTAGATCCCAACACATGGGTTCTTGAGTACAGGCTAAGCTCAGTGATGGAGAGTTCGAGTTTGTTGTCAATGGCAGTTGATCTCCTGACACGCGTGATGGTCCAAGCAGCAAAGGATGTCAACAGAGAGGTTTTCTGGATGTTTTCAGCCACAGGGAGATTGTATAGTGAAGTGGTATCAGAGGCTAGCACTACAATGACACCAACTTAG
- the BNAA10G03590D gene encoding uncharacterized protein BNAA10G03590D produces MALSALNQLYLALADKPEQEKITAEEMSVIASCHLKVLWTAGFASSVAGGLGWQVAKRFKMLRLPLTVLPAVAAFTAAWDWSNSTTAVSCLDNILRQDATRMQRELVNVLVKYNRGEAWRWQLMSKHFYPEAVYNDQGEKPQMRWRKRRTFTEIAASYDDDDDDVNEAKPQSTNNGLQNPHNRSVSHGSDASKTKPGVQNSPGNSDVDEEDGLDSVFGGPEPTESITAAQVNAKASSKAQTRKQKRAQRRQRRKNREEASINNSTPQYELA; encoded by the exons ATGGCTTTGTCCGCTTTGAATCAGCTCTATCTCGCCCTCGCGGATAAACCCGAGCAg GAGAAGATAACGGCAGAAGAGATGAGTGTGATTGCCTCTTGCCATCTCAAAGTCTTGTGGACTGCTGGGTTTGCCTCTAGTGTTGCAGGTGGTTTAGGTTGGCAAG TGGCGAAACGGTTCAAAATGCTGAGGCTTCCTCTTACAGTTc TACCGGCAGTGGCGGCTTTTACTGCTGCTTGGGATTGGTCAAATTCCACTACTGCTGTTTCATGCCTTGATAATATTCTTAGGCAAGATGCTACACGTATGCAGAGAGAGCTTGTCAATGT CTTAGTCAAGTACAACAGAGGTGAAGCTTGGAGATGGCAGCTTATGTCCAAGCATTTCTACCCTGAAGCTGTTTACAACGATCAAGGAGAGAAGCCTCAGATGCGCTGGCGTAAGAGGAGAACTTTCACAGAGATTGCCGCTTcctatgatgatgatgatgatgatgtaaaTGAAGCTAAACCTCAGAGCACCAACAATGGCTTACAAAACCCTCATAACCGAAGCGTTTCCCATGGATCTGATGCTTCAAAGACTAAACCAGGGGTCCAAAACAGCCCT GGAAATTCGGATGtggatgaagaagatggtcTTGACAGTGTATTTGGTGGACCAGAACCAACAGAGAGCATTACTGCTGCGCAGGTTAATGCGAAAGCTTCAAGCAAAGCGCAAACTCGCAAACAGAAGAGAGCTCAGCGAAGACAGAGACGGAAAAACCGTGAAGAAGCTTCAATTAATAATAGTACTCCTCAGTACGAACTTGCTTAG
- the LOC106371195 gene encoding photosystem II D1 precursor processing protein PSB27-H2, chloroplastic, translated as MGFLVAAINVPPPTTLIHQQVKSKHVCSKEEKLQERSLFARRGFLHCVVGASLMAKLEFSGLQAAQAEEKDEGVVGAFKSLFDSNERTKSGKELPKAYLKSAREVVKTMRESLKEDPKDNAKFRRSADSAKESIRDYLSNWRGQKSVAGEESYAELEKVIRALATFYSKAGPSAPLPDEVKAEILDDLNRAEEFL; from the exons ATGGGTTTCCTTGTAGCCGCCATTAATGTTCCTCCTCCTACTACATTGATCCATCAACAAGTGAAATCGAAGCATGTATGTAGTAAAG AGGAGAAGCTTCAAGAGAGATCTTTGTTTGCTCGTCGTGGTTTCTTGCACTGCGTTGTTGGTGCTTCGTTGATGGCTAAACTTGAGTTCTCTGGGTTACAAGCTGCTCAAGCAGAGGAGAAAGATGAAGGAGTTGTTGGTGCTTTCAAGTCTTTGTTTGATTCTAACGAGAGAACAAAGTCTGGGAAAGAGCTGCCAAAGGCTTACTTGAAATCTGCAAGAGAGGTTGTGAAGACGATGAGGGAGTCGCTTAAAGAAGACCCGAAAGACAATGCCAAGTTTAGAAGAAGTGCTGATTCCGCCAAGGAGTCGATTCGTGATTACTTGAGCAACTGGAGAGGGCAGAAGAGTGTAGCTGGAGAA GAATCTTACGCTGAGCTGGAGAAAGTCATCAGAGCTTTGGCCACGTTTTACTCAAAGGCGGGACCTTCTGCACCTCTTCCTGATGAGGTTAAGGCTGAGATTTTGGATGATCTTAATAGGGCTGAAGAGTTTTTGTGA
- the LOC106370183 gene encoding transcription repressor OFP12, translated as MPRTMWKDFHLCFPTNLIKPSSEAATSSQEPNRPSILLINNFNHLYDDSTATGRRISKPIIEVIPPSSITTATTFTASTSTSTTGNSSSSSSLYESDNYGFAPEDSPPPDLTAVLATRRFFFSSPGRSNSITDSPDLRPRFEYKTSTTTTAATRLLTGGAAVKQCVQSPDPYNDFRRSMQEMLDAVTDAGDARRYEFLHELLLSYLSLNAEDTHKFIIRAFADVLVSLLSDGHRTN; from the coding sequence atgccAAGAACCATGTGGAAAGACTTCCATCTTTGTTTTCCAACAAATCTCATCAAGCCCTCCTCCGAGGCCGCCACCTCCTCCCAAGAACCGAACCGGCCATCCATTCTTCTCATCAACAACTTCAACCATCTTTACGACGATTCCACAGCCACCGGCCGCCGCATATCTAAGCCTATTATTGAAGTCATTCCACCTTCCTCCATTACAACCGCCACGACATTCACTGCCTCCACCTCCACCTCAACCACCGGTaactcttcctcctcctcctccttgtaTGAGTCTGATAATTACGGTTTTGCCCCTGAAGACTCTCCCCCTCCGGACTTAACCGCCGTTCTTGCCACACgtcgcttcttcttctcttcccctgGCCGTTCCAACTCAATCACCGATTCTCCGGATCTCCGTCCCCGGTTTGAATACAAAACTTCCACCACTACTACTGCTGCTACTAGGCTTCTAACCGGGGGAGCCGCCGTTAAACAATGCGTGCAATCTCCTGATCCTTACAACGACTTCCGCCGATCAATGCAAGAGATGCTTGACGCCGTTACAGACGCAGGAGATGCTCGCCGTTACGAGTTCTTGCACGAGCTGTTACTTAGCTACCTCTCATTGAATGCAGAAGATACACATAAGTTCATTATCAGAGCTTTCGCCGACGTTCTCGTATCTCTCTTATCTGACGGTCACCGGACTAACTGA
- the LOC125579397 gene encoding probable glycosyltransferase At5g03795, whose translation MMILSLSTKAHLFYLPFSSQMLEETLYVKNSHRHRNLIKYLKDYIDFISTKYPFWNRTSGADHFLAACHDWAPSETRKHFSKTIRALCNSDVKEGFVFGKDTSLPETYVRYPKKPLSNIGGKSASKRPTVAFFAGQPGHGYVRPILLSYWGEQQRS comes from the exons ATGAtgattctttctctctctacaaAAGCTCATCTTTTCTACTTACCATTCAGTTCCCAGATGCTCGAGGAGACACTATATGTAAAGAACTCACACAGACACCGCAATCTCATTAAGTATCTAAAAGACTATATTGACTTCATTTCCACAAAATATCCTTTTTGGAATCGAACTTCTGGAGCTGATCATTTCCTTGCCGCCTGCCATGACTGG GCTCCATCGGAGACACGGAAGCATTTTTCCAAGACTATAAGGGCGTTGTGTAACTCGGATGTTAAAGAAGGCTTTGTCTTTGGAAAGGACACATCTCTACCGGAGACATACGTTAGATATCCCAAGAAACCACTAAGTAACATCGGTGGCAAGTCTGCGTCCAAAAGGCCAACAGTAGCTTTCTTTGCTGGTCAACCCGGTCACGGGTACGTTAGGCCAATACTACTCTCTTACTGGGGTGAACAACAAAGATCCTGA
- the LOC106371191 gene encoding protein OBERON 1 isoform X1: MDTDNTTTEQSNREVVPPRLHLRPVRPMESGIGLPYAPENWPKPGDTWRWKVGPRITGKGTFLDRYLYPPKHLPGLSNTETLRKGTAFRSRLSLERYIRLAFPDADVRKFFASFSWAVPSTDVIGMKQSILPVYTSDEDPMDANVSDIMVCKAGNDKCGSLMPPPSETEPMPCDICCSEPSFCTDCSCILCCKSISVEHEGYSYVKCEAVASEGRVCGHVAHINCALRAYMAGTVGGSIGLDAEYYCRRCDARKDLVPHVNRFLEICKTVEYQGDVEKILNLGICVLRGSQRVDAKELLNCIESTVIKLKCGTSLEDLWNDDTPTIWSDFSESGEGKDNDDAVQSLQDVTPIEPMPFNHEAEMHKLEEEIREVLKALREAQESEYQIAEVRLHAQKECLGDLYRQLEEEKSELSRRVSGSDADSLMTNVLKRLDQIRKEVTKLKEMEEVAKGFGRTPKGILEEYFHLTIEE, translated from the exons ATGGACACTGATAATACTACTACTGAGCAAAGTAACAGAGAGGTAGTACCACCTCGCCTTCATCTGAGGCCAGTAAGGCCAATGGAATCCGGCATAGGCCTACCTTACGCACCTGAAAACTGGCCTAAGCCTGGAGACACGTGGCGCTGGAAGGTAGGACCGAGAATCACCGGCAAAGGCACCTTTTTGGACCGCTACTTATACCCTCCCAAGCATCTCCCCGGTTTATCCAACACTGAAACATTGCGGAAAGGCACCGCCTTTAGGAGCAGGCTCTCTCTTGAACGCTACATTCGCTTAGCCTTCCCTGATGCAGATGTCCGCAAGTTCTTTGCTTCTTTCAGCTGGGCTGTACCCAGCACAGATG TCATAGGTATGAAGCAGTCTATATTGCCAGTGTATACCTCAGATGAAGATCCAATGGATGCCAACGTCTCTGACATTATGGTTTGCAAGGCTGGTAATGACAAATGCGGCAGCCTGATGCCACCACCGAGTGAAACCGAGCCAATGCCTTGTGACATTTGCTGTAGCGAGCCTAGTTTCTGCACTGACTGCTCTTGCATCCTCTGCTGTAAATCGATAAGCGTGGAGCATGAAGGTTACAGCTACGTTAAATGCGAAGCTGTGGCTTCCGAGGGTCGTGTATGTGGACATGTTGCTCATATCAACTGCGCTCTTCGAGCTTACATGGCTGGAACTGTTGGAGGCAGCATTGGGTTGGATGCTGAGTACTATTGTAGGAGATGTGACGCCAGAAAGGACTTGGTTCCGCATGTTAACAGGTTCCTGGAGATTTGTAAGACTGTAGAGTACCAAGGCGATGTGGAGAAGATCCTCAATCTCGGTATTTGCGTCCTGCGTGGCTCGCAGAGAGTGGATGCTAAGGAGCTGCTCAACTGTATCGAATCAACGGTCATCAAG CTTAAGTGTGGCACTAGCTTGGAAGATCTTTGGAATGATGATACACCAACTATATGGTCAG ATTTCTCTGAGAGTGGAGAAGGTAAAGACAATGATGATGCAGTGCAAAGTCTACAAGACGTGACACCGATCGAGCCCATGCCGTTCAATCACGAGGCAGAGATGCACAAGCTCGAGGAAGAGATCCGTGAGGTTTTAAAAGCGCTGAGAGAAGCTCAGGAATCAGAGTATCAGATCGCTGAAGTCAGACTTCATGCTCAGAAAGAATGTCTTGGTGATCTGTATAGGCAACTTGAGGAGGAGAAGTCAGAGCTGTCGAGGCGTGTGTCAGGCTCAGATGCAGATAGCTTGATGACTAATGTGTTGAAGAGATTGGATCAGATAAGAAAAGAAGTGACAAAGCTTAAGGAGATGGAGGAAGTGGCTAAAGGATTTGGCAGGACGCCTAAAGGAATCCTTGAAGAGTACTTTCATCTAACAATCGAGGAGTAG